The following proteins come from a genomic window of Aequorivita marisscotiae:
- a CDS encoding undecaprenyl-diphosphate phosphatase, producing the protein MDYLDAIILGVVQGFTEFLPVSSSGHLEIGKVILGDTSLPEESLLFTVILHFATALSTIVVFRKDIIEIISGLLKFNWNEETQFSVKIILSMLPAVIIGLLFEEELESFFGGSIAFVGAMLIITAVLLWLADRSKNTGKPVTLKDSIIIGVAQAIAMLPGISRSGATISTSVLLGNDKAKAARFSFLMVVPLIFGKIAKDLLGGQISTHNTDFGVLSVGFIAAFICGLIACTWMISLVKKSKLRYFSIYCVIVGIVAIVASFYI; encoded by the coding sequence ATGGATTATCTAGACGCTATTATTCTTGGTGTTGTTCAAGGTTTTACTGAATTTTTACCCGTTTCATCAAGCGGACATCTTGAAATTGGGAAAGTAATTTTAGGAGACACCTCATTACCGGAAGAAAGTTTGCTTTTTACGGTGATTCTTCACTTTGCCACCGCGCTTAGTACAATCGTAGTATTTAGAAAAGATATTATTGAAATTATAAGCGGACTATTAAAATTTAATTGGAATGAAGAAACACAATTCTCGGTAAAAATTATTCTATCCATGCTTCCAGCCGTAATTATCGGTTTGCTATTTGAAGAAGAATTAGAGTCGTTTTTTGGAGGCAGCATTGCATTTGTTGGCGCTATGCTAATTATAACCGCAGTGTTATTATGGCTGGCAGATAGATCTAAAAATACCGGCAAACCCGTTACTTTAAAAGATTCAATTATTATTGGGGTAGCGCAAGCTATAGCTATGTTACCCGGTATTTCCCGAAGTGGCGCAACAATTTCAACGTCTGTACTTTTAGGAAACGACAAAGCCAAAGCGGCAAGATTTTCATTTTTAATGGTAGTACCGCTCATTTTTGGTAAAATAGCAAAAGATTTATTGGGTGGGCAGATTTCAACCCATAATACAGACTTTGGCGTATTGAGCGTTGGGTTTATCGCAGCCTTTATTTGCGGCCTTATAGCTTGTACCTGGATGATTTCCCTTGTGAAAAAAAGCAAACTTCGATATTTTTCAATTTACTGTGTAATAGTGGGTATTGTTGCAATAGTAGCGAGCTTTTATATATAA
- the truB gene encoding tRNA pseudouridine(55) synthase TruB: MTAEDYKAGQVILIDKPLEWTSFQAVNKVRWLIRKSFNIKKIKVGHAGTLDPLATGLLIICTGKFTKRIDTFQAQEKEYTGTFTLGATTPSYDLETEIDQTFNISEITSEKIYEATKQFLGEIQQQPPVFSALKKDGVRLYEFARSGEKVDIPFRTVTISEFEITKIEMPKIYFRVVCSKGTYIRSLANDFGKALDNGAHLSALRRTKIGDFSVKNAIDIEAFENSLTS, translated from the coding sequence ATGACAGCAGAAGACTACAAAGCGGGTCAAGTAATTTTAATAGACAAACCATTGGAATGGACATCGTTCCAAGCGGTAAACAAAGTACGTTGGTTAATTAGAAAATCCTTCAACATTAAAAAAATAAAAGTTGGCCATGCAGGCACGTTAGATCCTTTAGCCACTGGACTTTTAATTATCTGCACTGGAAAATTCACCAAGCGAATAGACACATTTCAAGCTCAGGAAAAGGAGTATACCGGTACTTTTACCTTGGGAGCCACCACCCCGAGTTACGATTTGGAAACTGAAATAGATCAAACTTTTAATATTTCAGAAATCACTTCGGAAAAAATATACGAGGCCACAAAGCAGTTTTTAGGCGAAATACAGCAACAACCCCCCGTTTTTTCGGCATTAAAAAAAGATGGCGTACGCTTGTACGAATTTGCGCGAAGTGGCGAAAAGGTTGATATTCCATTTAGAACGGTTACCATTTCAGAGTTTGAAATAACTAAAATTGAAATGCCAAAAATTTATTTTAGAGTGGTTTGCAGCAAAGGCACCTATATTCGTTCTTTGGCGAACGATTTTGGAAAGGCGTTGGACAATGGCGCACATCTTTCGGCTCTTAGACGAACTAAAATTGGCGACTTTTCAGTAAAAAACGCAATTGATATTGAAGCATTTGAAAATTCGCTGACAAGTTAA
- a CDS encoding DNA-3-methyladenine glycosylase I — protein sequence MSSKKVRCEWCGTDPLYVNYHDIEWGVPVKDDKTLFEFLLLETFQAGLSWITILRKRENFRAAFDNFNYKKIAKYDQKKIDELLQNAGIIRNKLKVYSAVSNAKCFMEVQKEFGSFSNYMWGFVDNTPIKNAYKTHAEVPATTLVSDALSKDLKKRGFKFVGSTVVYAHMQATGMVNDHIKTCFRYSEV from the coding sequence ATGAGCTCAAAAAAAGTACGTTGTGAATGGTGCGGAACAGATCCGCTTTATGTAAATTATCACGACATAGAATGGGGCGTACCTGTGAAGGACGATAAAACCCTCTTTGAATTTCTATTATTAGAAACTTTTCAGGCGGGCTTAAGCTGGATAACCATTCTTCGGAAACGAGAAAACTTTAGAGCAGCTTTCGACAATTTCAACTATAAAAAAATAGCCAAATACGATCAAAAAAAGATTGACGAATTACTTCAAAATGCAGGAATTATACGCAATAAATTGAAAGTTTATTCTGCAGTTTCGAATGCAAAATGCTTTATGGAGGTTCAAAAAGAATTTGGTAGTTTTAGCAACTATATGTGGGGATTTGTAGACAATACTCCCATAAAAAATGCTTATAAAACCCACGCCGAAGTACCTGCCACAACCTTAGTTAGCGATGCTTTGAGCAAAGATTTAAAAAAGCGCGGTTTTAAATTTGTTGGAAGTACAGTGGTTTATGCACATATGCAAGCAACAGGAATGGTAAACGACCACATTAAAACTTGTTTTCGATACAGCGAAGTTTAA
- a CDS encoding agmatine deiminase family protein codes for MKNNYTKYLLVLLMALQTAFAISQEKQNLPHNLSETEKSLVSDYQFTSPRFSPPPSGSVRAAAEWEEVEYLLVTWNPNYPNILRQIVAAGVQECKVIITTQNETYVSNYLTTNGVDISNVTFLDVDWDSIWIRDYAGNTIYSDDVGELALTDWIYNRPRPNDDVMPIAHAAQVGIPLYTTNSGTNDLVNTGGNYMSDGLGNAFASKLILNENAAGNPYGVSVKTESQIDDIMQDYMGINRFVKMNTLPYDQIHHIDMHMKLLDEETILVSKYPPGIADGPQIEANIQYVLDNFQSPFGTPYEIEWIDAPPSTSGNYPNTGGPYNTYSNAVFVNKTIMVPTYRPEVDAPALAQYQELMPGYNIVGIDVDNPGENLINSLGAIHCITHTIGVADPLWIVHQPIDEANSGSTVMIEAMIKHISGVAQAKVFWREEGATTYNEVEMAPSNGDNWAADLTIPNTTTDIEYYIWAKAISGKELNRPIVAPEGYWTINVETLSVEEWAQNHISAAFPNPTTGKVSFNLNSIQGPVTVKIHNLLGQKLYETLIVDGNGIITLNLNKNWQGTLLITFEGNFGQIHKKVIKL; via the coding sequence ATGAAAAACAACTACACAAAATACCTTTTGGTATTACTTATGGCCTTGCAGACTGCTTTCGCCATTTCACAAGAAAAACAAAACCTACCGCACAATTTATCTGAAACCGAAAAAAGTTTGGTTTCTGATTATCAATTTACAAGTCCGCGATTCTCGCCACCACCATCCGGTTCAGTACGTGCAGCTGCTGAATGGGAAGAGGTTGAATATCTTTTGGTTACTTGGAATCCCAATTACCCAAATATTCTTCGGCAAATAGTAGCGGCTGGTGTACAGGAATGTAAAGTAATTATTACTACTCAAAATGAGACTTATGTTTCAAATTACCTTACAACCAATGGTGTAGATATTTCAAATGTAACATTTTTAGATGTTGATTGGGATAGCATCTGGATTCGCGATTATGCAGGAAATACAATATATTCTGACGATGTTGGAGAACTAGCATTAACCGATTGGATTTACAATCGGCCTCGTCCGAATGATGATGTTATGCCAATAGCTCATGCTGCACAAGTGGGCATTCCACTTTATACTACTAACTCTGGCACCAATGATTTGGTTAACACCGGGGGAAATTATATGAGCGACGGACTGGGCAACGCTTTTGCCTCAAAATTAATTTTGAATGAAAATGCCGCTGGCAACCCCTATGGCGTAAGCGTTAAAACAGAATCGCAAATAGACGATATTATGCAGGATTACATGGGTATAAACCGCTTTGTAAAAATGAATACACTGCCATACGACCAAATTCACCATATTGATATGCACATGAAATTACTTGATGAAGAAACCATTCTCGTAAGCAAGTATCCACCCGGAATAGCCGATGGCCCTCAAATTGAAGCAAATATTCAGTATGTTTTAGATAATTTTCAATCTCCTTTCGGAACGCCTTATGAAATTGAGTGGATAGATGCGCCACCGAGTACCAGCGGAAATTATCCCAACACAGGAGGCCCTTATAATACATATAGCAATGCGGTTTTTGTAAATAAAACAATTATGGTTCCTACCTATCGCCCAGAGGTTGATGCGCCGGCATTAGCACAATATCAAGAATTGATGCCGGGGTATAATATTGTAGGGATAGACGTAGATAATCCGGGTGAAAATTTAATTAATTCCCTAGGGGCAATTCACTGTATAACACATACTATTGGAGTTGCAGATCCGCTTTGGATTGTACATCAACCCATTGATGAAGCAAACTCGGGAAGTACTGTAATGATCGAAGCCATGATAAAACATATTTCTGGTGTAGCACAGGCAAAGGTTTTTTGGCGAGAAGAGGGTGCTACCACTTATAATGAGGTTGAAATGGCACCTTCCAATGGCGATAATTGGGCGGCAGATTTAACCATCCCGAATACAACCACAGACATTGAATATTATATTTGGGCCAAAGCTATTTCAGGAAAAGAATTAAACCGACCCATTGTGGCTCCAGAAGGATATTGGACTATAAATGTAGAAACGCTTTCCGTAGAAGAGTGGGCGCAGAACCATATTTCGGCGGCATTTCCCAATCCTACTACCGGTAAAGTTTCCTTTAATTTGAATTCAATTCAAGGTCCCGTTACAGTGAAAATCCATAATCTTTTGGGACAAAAATTATACGAGACCCTGATTGTAGATGGCAATGGAATAATAACCTTAAATCTGAATAAAAATTGGCAGGGCACCCTTTTAATAACGTTTGAAGGCAATTTCGGACAAATACATAAAAAGGTTATAAAATTATAA
- the aat gene encoding leucyl/phenylalanyl-tRNA--protein transferase, producing the protein MHYIAHKLWFPNPNEATADGLLAIGGDLSVQRLLLAYNFGIFPWFEKNQPILWWSPNPRMVLFPENFKVSKSFRKILQDEKFKITYNQNFKEVIKNCATITRKNQAGTWITEEMQQAYIALHKAGHAISVEAWHDNKLVGGLYGVDLPQKKVFCGESMFSLVSNASKVAFYHLSEYVKSQNYKFIDCQIYNEHLESLGAEEIGRKEFLQMLKL; encoded by the coding sequence ATGCATTATATAGCCCATAAACTTTGGTTTCCAAACCCTAACGAAGCAACTGCCGATGGCCTACTCGCCATAGGAGGCGATCTTTCGGTGCAGCGGTTGCTATTGGCATATAATTTTGGAATTTTTCCGTGGTTTGAAAAAAACCAACCTATTTTATGGTGGAGCCCGAATCCACGAATGGTTTTGTTCCCTGAAAATTTCAAGGTTTCTAAAAGCTTTCGCAAAATTTTACAAGATGAAAAGTTTAAAATTACATATAACCAAAACTTTAAGGAAGTTATAAAAAACTGCGCTACCATTACACGCAAAAATCAAGCTGGCACTTGGATTACCGAGGAAATGCAACAAGCGTATATTGCCTTGCATAAAGCTGGACATGCAATTTCTGTCGAGGCTTGGCATGATAATAAATTAGTTGGCGGACTCTACGGCGTTGATCTTCCACAGAAAAAAGTGTTTTGTGGCGAAAGTATGTTCAGTTTGGTGAGCAATGCTTCAAAAGTTGCTTTTTATCACCTTTCGGAATACGTAAAAAGTCAGAATTATAAATTTATAGACTGTCAGATTTACAACGAACATTTGGAAAGTTTGGGGGCGGAGGAGATTGGGAGGAAGGAGTTTTTACAGATGCTAAAGCTTTAA
- a CDS encoding DUF3127 domain-containing protein has protein sequence MELQGKIKMIDETKEYGNNGFRKREMVITTEEQYPQHIMIEFVQDKTDLLNSYKVGQDVKVSINVRGREWVNPQGETKYFNSIQGWRIENLSQAPVSGDMPPMPPAEAFEPANDFNEEEHDDLPF, from the coding sequence ATGGAACTACAAGGAAAAATTAAGATGATAGATGAAACTAAAGAATACGGTAACAATGGTTTCAGAAAAAGAGAGATGGTAATTACCACTGAAGAGCAATATCCACAACATATCATGATAGAATTTGTACAGGACAAAACAGATTTGTTGAACAGTTATAAAGTAGGGCAGGACGTAAAAGTAAGCATCAATGTTCGAGGTCGCGAATGGGTAAATCCACAGGGCGAAACCAAATACTTTAACAGTATTCAAGGATGGCGAATTGAAAACTTATCGCAAGCGCCAGTTAGTGGCGACATGCCTCCGATGCCACCTGCGGAAGCCTTTGAGCCTGCTAATGATTTTAATGAAGAAGAACACGACGACCTTCCCTTTTAA
- a CDS encoding flavin reductase family protein, translating to MISIEPHQLSTAKLHGYLLGAVSPRPICFASTINKKGEVNLSPFSFFNVFSAKPPILVFSPARRGRDNTTKHTYENVLEVPEVVINIVSYAMVQQVSLSSTEYAAGVNEFKKAGFTELASEKIKPPRVAEAPVQLECKVNEVIKLGTEGGAGNLVICEVVKLHIKEEILDENGAIDPFKIDTVSRLGGNWYCRAKEGLFEVPKPLTSLGMGVDMLPEEIRHSKVLTGNDLGMLGNVENFPNSEEINTFINASEELQKIITSSNSETIHKKAKDFLSKGKVDDAWKVLLGRK from the coding sequence ATGATATCTATTGAACCACACCAACTATCTACCGCAAAACTACATGGCTATTTATTGGGCGCAGTATCGCCAAGGCCTATTTGTTTCGCAAGTACAATTAACAAAAAAGGGGAGGTAAACCTTTCGCCTTTTAGTTTTTTTAATGTTTTTAGCGCAAAACCACCTATTTTGGTGTTTTCACCCGCAAGACGAGGACGCGATAATACTACAAAACACACCTACGAAAATGTGCTTGAAGTGCCCGAAGTGGTTATAAACATTGTGAGCTACGCTATGGTGCAACAAGTTTCGCTTTCTTCAACTGAATATGCCGCAGGTGTAAATGAATTTAAAAAAGCTGGTTTTACTGAATTGGCTTCTGAAAAAATAAAACCGCCACGCGTAGCCGAAGCACCGGTTCAGTTAGAGTGTAAAGTAAACGAAGTAATTAAACTCGGAACCGAAGGCGGCGCAGGCAATTTGGTAATTTGTGAAGTGGTAAAGCTTCATATAAAAGAAGAAATTCTCGATGAAAACGGCGCTATTGATCCTTTCAAAATTGACACGGTTTCGCGACTTGGAGGCAATTGGTACTGCCGTGCCAAAGAAGGCCTGTTCGAAGTGCCAAAACCACTTACATCGCTAGGGATGGGTGTAGATATGCTTCCCGAAGAAATTCGCCACAGCAAGGTGCTCACAGGTAACGATTTAGGGATGCTGGGCAACGTAGAAAATTTTCCCAATTCAGAAGAAATCAATACCTTTATTAATGCTTCGGAAGAATTGCAGAAAATAATAACATCAAGCAATTCTGAAACAATACATAAGAAAGCAAAGGATTTTCTCTCAAAAGGAAAAGTTGACGACGCTTGGAAAGTTTTGCTGGGTAGAAAATAG
- a CDS encoding sensor histidine kinase codes for MFRNKSLSRWGFILASLIVISLILWNTFIFFNQLKENERAKMEIWAAAYQELQQKSTTDDPTVGELVLSVIQSNTSTPMILYTLKEKTYTERNIDSLKVNTLEKKQELIKQYSSEYTPIEIRNEGKLYSTIYYGNSPIINKLKYYPAFLILIIFLFILAIYLFYKTSKAAEQNKLWAGMAKETAHQIGTPLSSLVGWTEILKSENVNQEYVLEMEKDISRLEMITDRFSKIGSVPKLEQHDLIEETKHTFQYLQKRTSKLIDFQLNIPEKPIYVQLNPQLFSWTIENLVKNGIDAMKGKGTITISLETNSKFAFIRISDTGKGLTKSEFRRIFTPGYTTKKRGWGLGLSLAKRIIEEYHNGKIRVIKSIPNQGTTMEIALKTTV; via the coding sequence ATGTTTCGCAACAAATCGCTATCCCGTTGGGGTTTTATTTTAGCTTCCCTTATTGTAATTAGTCTTATTTTGTGGAATACGTTTATTTTCTTCAATCAATTAAAGGAAAATGAACGCGCTAAAATGGAGATTTGGGCAGCGGCCTATCAAGAACTTCAGCAAAAAAGCACCACTGACGATCCTACCGTTGGCGAATTGGTTCTGTCAGTAATCCAAAGTAACACCTCTACGCCTATGATCCTTTATACGCTAAAGGAAAAAACGTACACAGAGCGTAATATTGATTCGTTGAAAGTTAATACCCTCGAGAAAAAACAGGAGTTAATAAAGCAATATTCTTCGGAATATACACCTATTGAAATAAGAAATGAAGGCAAATTATATTCCACGATTTATTACGGAAACTCGCCAATTATAAATAAACTGAAATATTATCCTGCATTTTTAATTTTAATAATTTTTCTTTTCATTTTAGCTATTTATCTTTTTTATAAAACTTCAAAAGCTGCCGAACAGAACAAGCTTTGGGCGGGCATGGCAAAGGAAACCGCGCATCAAATTGGCACGCCACTTTCGTCCTTAGTGGGTTGGACCGAGATTTTAAAAAGCGAAAATGTAAATCAGGAATACGTTCTTGAAATGGAAAAGGATATTTCGCGCTTAGAAATGATCACGGATCGTTTTTCGAAAATTGGTTCGGTGCCAAAACTGGAACAGCACGATTTAATTGAAGAAACAAAACACACCTTTCAATATTTACAAAAACGCACCTCTAAGCTTATAGATTTTCAACTAAATATTCCTGAAAAACCAATTTACGTACAATTAAATCCGCAACTATTTAGTTGGACGATAGAAAATTTGGTGAAGAATGGAATTGATGCGATGAAAGGGAAAGGTACAATAACAATTTCATTGGAAACAAATTCAAAATTTGCTTTTATCCGAATAAGTGATACCGGAAAAGGACTTACGAAAAGTGAATTCAGACGCATTTTTACTCCGGGCTACACTACAAAAAAACGTGGGTGGGGCTTAGGCCTTTCATTGGCGAAACGAATTATTGAAGAATACCACAACGGAAAAATTCGCGTAATAAAGAGTATTCCAAATCAAGGCACTACGATGGAAATTGCATTAAAGACTACAGTTTAA
- a CDS encoding HIT family protein, with protein MASIFTQIIDGEIPCYKIAEDDNFIAFLDINPNTKGHTLCVPKEEIDKIFDMGEHLYLQLMQFSRKIARALEKTVPCKRVGMAVVGLEVPHVHVHLIPLNDMDDMRFSKKVKMTSEEFEALALEIRGKLKS; from the coding sequence ATGGCGTCTATTTTTACACAGATAATTGATGGAGAAATTCCATGTTACAAAATTGCAGAAGACGATAATTTTATTGCGTTTTTGGATATAAATCCAAATACAAAAGGGCATACCCTCTGTGTTCCAAAGGAAGAAATAGACAAGATTTTTGATATGGGCGAACACCTGTACCTACAATTGATGCAATTTTCCAGAAAAATTGCCCGCGCTTTAGAAAAAACAGTTCCGTGCAAACGTGTGGGAATGGCAGTAGTTGGTTTAGAAGTGCCTCACGTGCACGTACATCTTATTCCGTTAAACGATATGGACGATATGCGTTTCTCCAAAAAAGTAAAAATGACCTCAGAAGAGTTTGAAGCCTTGGCACTCGAAATTAGAGGGAAATTAAAGTCTTAG
- the greA gene encoding transcription elongation factor GreA produces MSKVSYYTAEGLKKLRDEVDHLRDVERPKASNAIAEARDKGDLSENAEYDAAKEAQGMLEMRIAKLEEILANARLIDESQLDLSKVLVHSNVKIKNQNNGMEMAYKLVAQSEADLKSGKISVDSPIGKGLLGKQKGEIAEIQVPNGILKFEILEITRD; encoded by the coding sequence ATGAGTAAAGTATCTTATTATACAGCCGAAGGATTAAAAAAATTAAGAGATGAGGTAGATCACCTACGTGATGTAGAAAGACCAAAAGCCTCTAACGCAATTGCCGAAGCACGCGACAAGGGCGATTTAAGTGAAAACGCCGAATACGATGCCGCAAAAGAAGCACAAGGAATGCTTGAAATGCGAATCGCAAAATTGGAAGAAATTTTGGCGAATGCCCGATTAATAGACGAATCGCAATTAGATTTAAGTAAGGTTTTGGTACACTCCAATGTTAAGATTAAAAACCAAAACAATGGAATGGAAATGGCCTATAAGTTAGTGGCCCAAAGCGAAGCCGATTTAAAATCTGGAAAAATTTCCGTAGATTCCCCAATCGGAAAAGGATTGCTTGGCAAACAAAAAGGCGAAATTGCCGAAATACAAGTGCCAAATGGAATACTTAAATTCGAAATTTTAGAAATCACAAGAGACTAA
- a CDS encoding TonB-dependent receptor, with product MKKLLISTFFTLLSSAVFAQEFTVSGVVTDVNGQPLPGTNVILKGDGGTITDFNGTYKVSLNLGKHSIQFSHIGYVPDSRSVSVNGNLELNITLVESSETLDEVLVQAVRVSADSPITHSNLDKEDLEKRNLGQDIPYMLSYMPSVVTTSDAGAGVGYTYIRVRGSDASRVNVTLNGIPYNDSESQGSFWVNLPDFTSSVQSLQLQRGVGTSTNGSGAFGASLNLLSDAVSNEANGEISNSFGSYNTHKHNVKFSTGLLSEHFELAGRLSTIQSDGYIDRASSDLKSYFLQGAFVADNTLIKALVFGGREETYQSWNGLEDPEKLQNDRTFNTAGMYTDEDGNTQFYDKEVDNYAQDHYQLLWNQRFNNNWSTNVALNYTKGKGYFEQYKEDEDFETYGFEPLEIGGDTINTTDVIRRRWLDNNFYAVNANVNYKNNKIDFTGGAFYSYYTGDHFGEVIWARFASDSEIRDRYYDSNGTKTEFTVFSKGTYTINSQWSIFGDLQGRFLNYKTSGITSDLVEMIYDENYTFFNPKAGLSYKMNTENQLYFSYGKAHREPSRNDYEQGIITPEKLDDFELGWRFASEKIKVNTNLYYMNYKDQLVLSGELNDVGAALRTSSGKSYRLGLEVDAEIQILKNLRVLPNIALSTNKNVDFVSARDGELVNLGNTNISFSPSVVAGNMLEYSPIGKLQLGFLSKFVGQQYMGNIDSEASKLDSYFINDLNIVYTLDNLPWINEVVFSALINNIFNVKYISNGYFYTYDDDFSNPGTITTIEGAGYYPQATINFLLGATIKF from the coding sequence ATGAAAAAGTTATTAATTTCTACCTTTTTTACTTTATTAAGTAGTGCCGTTTTTGCTCAAGAATTTACCGTTTCGGGGGTGGTTACTGATGTTAACGGACAGCCATTGCCAGGAACAAATGTAATTTTAAAAGGGGACGGCGGAACCATTACAGATTTTAATGGCACATATAAAGTTTCTCTAAATTTGGGTAAGCACAGTATTCAATTTAGCCATATAGGCTATGTTCCGGATAGCCGCTCTGTAAGTGTAAATGGTAATTTAGAGTTGAATATTACACTAGTTGAATCATCGGAAACTCTAGACGAAGTTTTGGTACAAGCGGTTCGCGTGTCTGCAGATTCACCAATTACGCATTCAAACCTAGACAAAGAAGATCTTGAAAAACGAAATCTCGGGCAAGATATTCCGTATATGCTGAGCTATATGCCATCGGTTGTTACAACAAGCGATGCGGGGGCTGGCGTAGGTTATACCTATATACGTGTTCGTGGAAGCGATGCTTCGCGCGTAAATGTAACCTTGAACGGAATTCCGTATAACGACTCTGAAAGTCAAGGTTCTTTTTGGGTAAATTTACCCGATTTCACTTCTTCGGTGCAGAGTTTGCAGTTGCAACGTGGCGTGGGAACTTCTACCAATGGTTCCGGCGCGTTTGGTGCGAGTTTAAACTTGTTGAGCGATGCAGTTTCGAATGAAGCCAATGGCGAAATTTCAAATTCATTCGGAAGTTATAATACACATAAACACAATGTTAAGTTCAGTACTGGCTTGCTTTCCGAGCATTTTGAATTAGCGGGAAGATTGTCAACAATTCAATCTGATGGGTATATAGACCGAGCCAGTTCCGACTTAAAATCATATTTCCTGCAAGGTGCTTTTGTTGCCGATAACACTTTAATTAAAGCCTTGGTTTTTGGCGGACGGGAAGAAACATACCAATCGTGGAACGGTTTGGAAGACCCGGAAAAATTGCAAAACGACAGGACTTTTAACACTGCGGGAATGTACACCGATGAAGACGGAAATACACAGTTTTACGATAAGGAAGTAGATAATTATGCACAGGATCACTACCAACTACTTTGGAACCAGCGTTTCAATAACAATTGGAGCACCAATGTAGCGTTAAATTATACAAAGGGAAAGGGGTATTTTGAACAGTATAAAGAAGATGAGGATTTTGAAACATACGGTTTTGAACCTCTCGAAATTGGAGGCGATACCATAAATACAACCGATGTAATTCGCAGACGTTGGTTAGACAATAATTTTTACGCAGTAAATGCAAACGTAAATTACAAAAACAATAAAATTGATTTCACAGGTGGCGCATTTTATAGCTACTATACTGGCGATCATTTTGGAGAAGTAATTTGGGCGCGCTTTGCCAGCGATTCTGAAATTCGCGATCGCTATTATGATAGCAATGGTACAAAAACCGAATTTACCGTTTTTTCAAAAGGAACTTATACCATTAATTCGCAATGGAGCATTTTTGGAGATTTGCAAGGACGCTTTTTAAATTATAAAACTTCAGGGATTACTTCAGATTTAGTGGAAATGATATACGATGAAAACTATACTTTTTTTAATCCCAAAGCTGGATTATCGTATAAAATGAATACTGAAAACCAGTTGTATTTTTCCTACGGAAAAGCCCACCGCGAACCTTCACGAAACGATTATGAACAGGGAATTATAACTCCTGAAAAATTAGACGATTTTGAACTGGGTTGGCGTTTTGCTTCAGAAAAAATAAAGGTAAATACAAACTTGTATTATATGAATTACAAAGACCAACTAGTGCTTTCCGGCGAATTGAACGATGTGGGTGCTGCGTTAAGAACAAGTAGTGGGAAGAGTTACCGTTTAGGATTGGAGGTAGATGCCGAAATTCAGATTTTAAAGAATTTGCGCGTTCTTCCAAATATTGCCTTAAGCACAAATAAAAACGTAGATTTTGTTAGCGCTCGCGATGGCGAATTGGTAAATCTAGGAAATACAAATATTTCGTTTTCACCTTCCGTTGTTGCGGGAAATATGCTGGAATATTCACCAATCGGGAAATTACAATTGGGTTTTCTTTCAAAATTTGTAGGCCAACAATATATGGGAAATATTGACAGTGAGGCTTCAAAATTAGACAGTTATTTTATTAACGATCTAAATATTGTTTATACTTTAGACAATCTTCCGTGGATAAACGAAGTGGTTTTTTCGGCATTGATAAACAATATTTTTAATGTAAAATATATTTCCAACGGCTATTTTTATACCTACGATGATGATTTCAGTAATCCAGGAACAATTACTACGATTGAAGGCGCTGGCTACTATCCGCAGGCAACAATAAATTTTCTACTGGGTGCAACCATAAAATTTTAG